In Lates calcarifer isolate ASB-BC8 linkage group LG21, TLL_Latcal_v3, whole genome shotgun sequence, the sequence CGGAAAACAATACGTCTTTGCAGAACTATGGCATAGGCTCTTTGTAATGGCAGTGGACATCAAACACATTCAGACTTGGCAAAGGTAAAATGGTTTGTTGTCGACCAAAAATAAGCACTGCATGTGTGACATCATGTCCCcacagtatgtttgtttttatgtcagtttGCAGAGTTTGTGAGTCGCATCTGCTCCCTCTGCAACCCTACTGCTCATCACTCTGACGCGGGCACCATAAATAAACTCACCTTGGATATCAGCAAGTACCTAGGGGGTTTTTTCCTCAATCAGCACTATGCCtaatttgattttgttgtgtaTTCATCTACAAAGCCCTGTATGCAAATGTGTTGGGGATCTCACAGAAGATTGTGAGGCCTAAACATGAGACTTCCAATAATCAAGCCACATTTAAAGTATCCCAACCTAAACGTCTAGTCTTGCAACAAAACTCATGACTGACTTATAGTTGCAATTGTTATcctgtcatttaaaaagaatATGTTTTCCAGGGAATCTCTATGTGGCAATAAGCTGATGAATGACTTGAGTTTGCACTCACGACTACGGATCAGCAGACTTCTGGCTTCATTGTTGTTCTACTAACTCACCCAACAGGTTTATCCAGTACAAGGTGATGTGCAGACTGTATTTCTCAACTGAGGCGCATCTTCCCATCAGTGTCTCCTGAATGTGACAAGCGTTGTTCTGCTGAGGGATCACTGGCACACCTTTTCTGATTTTGCCCTGCATTATACAACTGTTGGACTGCAATATTTGAGTGGCTCACAAAAGCCTGTTCCACAGACATTCAACCCAGCCATGATCCGGTCATCTCTGGATGCTCTGCGGAGACTTCCGAGCTGCCGTACGACACGCAGATTTGCTATGCACCCGGGAACGGTGGTTGCTAAGAAACTTATTCTCCTGACCGTGAAGTCTACCACTCCACCCTGCTTTGTGCATTGGCTCAAGAAGATGTCGTCTATTACAAATTGGAAGACAGCAAGTCAGCAAGGAAACCCAATAGAAAGGATAGAAATGAGACAATTTGAGGACATTTCTTGGTGTGGAGTCACATTACCTCTCTCTCAGGACCTGCCTGGCTACATGAATTGGTGTGGTGTTCAAACTGattcatgtgttcatgtaaCTTTACCTTGCTTCTGAGATGTTAATTTTGCGACAACATTTCTGAGGAActatttatgttattttcttATCTGCCTAGCCGCCTTTTTTTATTCGTTCCGTGTACATTCCGTCCTTTcaatatctttgtttttgtaaaatcaaaaactgtAGTGTATTATAAAACAcaattacagtaatactgtatTTGTTACTGTGTACTTTCTGCTTCCCTTCGAGGTTTCTTCAAGCCTAGAAGATTGTGGAGAATTCTCTGTGAGCTGAAGGCAGCAGGGGCTGAGTGtgcatgaaaaaataaaatcttctCGCAATCGTGATGAATAAATGTATGTGCAGCTATATAAAATTGATGGACATGACCCTAAGAAATTGTAACAATTATTGGTGGGAGAATTTCATGTAATTATGATAAGGGGTAACACTGCTAAGAGTGTGGGTGCGCATACCGAGGTGCCGTTGATGCTCCAGGAAACAGCTGGCTTCGGGGAACCTTCAGCTTCACAAATCAAGACTTTATGCTGGCCATCTTCGCCGCGCTTTTTGAGCAGCTGTCTGATGACTGGGGCACCTGCAATGGGATGTGAATCTTCAGATACGACTGAGAATGAGAAAATGATTTATTGTGGTTGCATTTTATTTGTGGATGTGACCACGCAACCAAAACGGCAGAGGAGAAGTTTTATAATAGAGAATGCgtttatttcctctctcagttaaatgagaagatagATACCACcggctgtagcttcatatctGCTGTACAGACACGATAGTGGTGTTAATATTCTCACCTAGCTCTCCATGACAAAGCAAATAAGCGCATTTCACCAAATCTCTGAGTTCCCTTTAAGCCCTTACCTTCAACGAGCAGCTCAAAAGAAGCTTTTCGGCTGAGGAGCCCCATCATCACCTTGCTCTCATAGAGGCCAGAGTCCGCGTAAGTCAGGTTGGTAAACTTGGGCTGCTTGTCCAGTTTAACATTATCCTGATTTGAATGAAAATAACACCAGCATTCTCAATAACAAGCacaaagttttcttttcttcactgATTTAGACTGATTTAGAAAGactgctttttttattttattttatttttttacctttgtCCAAAAGACCTTTGATTCTCCAGAAGCATCAATCCGCAGAGTCGGATCCAGGGCCGCACCAGCACTCCTGACGATATTCCCAGAGGGGTTTAAATTGATGTCTAGGTctaaaaaggagagaagaggttGGCGAGGAGATGGTTCAGAGACCTGATAGGGGTCGAAACATTCCTGTTGTTAACCATACAGCCCTGCACTTGGCTCACAGCCCTGCAGACGCAGCTTATTAGAGGCAGCGCGATTGACACAACACTTTTCTCCTAAGCATAGGAAGACAGCTAGGAGCTGGTAAAGAGAGATATTTGGACTTTCTTTTCTCTAACACACACTTTCCACTCAAGATTACAGGTAGGAAAAAGAAATTACACCGACAACAATGCCGGCGCGTGGCATAATTGcagtcatttcagtttttcagcaaTACAGTATGGTGGTGCTTTGGTTTTTCTTACAGTTGACTGTGATGTCCTCAGATGCTTCCAGCGAGGGGTCGTCAATGAGAGAGCATTTGTATTCACCGCTGGTGTCACGTGAGACATTGGTGATGgtgtatgtatctgtgttttcCACTTTCACCAACTCTCCCTTTAAACACATACAATCAAACAACTGCTTATTAGAGTAGGAAGAAAAAGGAACAGGAGAGCGTCACAAAACTATAGTAGCATGAACAGAAGGGATATCGATGAGTATTTGTACCTTAAGGTGGAAGTTAAAGCTGGTAGGAGCTGGGTTACCATCTGCAACACACTTCAGAGTCACATTATCTCCTTCTACTAGAGGCTCCTGAGCAATGACCTGAAGGACGATGTTCTCTGTGGAGTCTGTGCGGGGAAAATAGGAGATAGAAAGTCAGAGAGGGGATGGCTGCGAAGGTGGCGGGTATAACAAGTGGAGCGTGTGGCCCCAGCAGCTAACTGCAAGGACTGCAGAGACCAACTGTGTCAGTGAGCTACAGAGAGCTCTAAGTTTGCACATTAGTATTGGCTATGACCAACTTCAAAATCCAGCTGAGGAGTAGGCTGGACTGCAGTCATATTCTGAGGCACTCAACCAAACAATCCTTTCAAGGCTCAGCGTTTCTGCTCCATCTGACACAAACTCCTCACATTTCTTTTAAGAAAGTGTTCCAGCTCTGTTAACGTTCTACTTTAAAGGCCACACTGAGCAGGTAACTTCAATATTTAATGCTGCATTCAGTATAAATCCCACTACAGAGTTACAGAATCCACACCtcatttttcagctgctgcCATTAAAAGGTGTCGTTACCTGTGTGTCTTCTGCTAGAAGCAGAagtattacagaaaaaaataacacaggtGACAGTGTGCGCCCACCAGCTACAGTTGCAGTTTTAAAAGAGTTGTTATTGTGggtgtggagctgctgctgatatAGCCCTGAAAAGCCCAACGAGACACTGTATGtgatgttggaaaaaaaaaaagcgactTCaattagacttagacggactttattgatcctttggaTGACTCCTCGGAAATTACAtttcagcagcaaatacagcagaagatgtaaataaaatagaaagaatataaatataaatagaattggattgAGGTGATTAAGATAAATATGCAGAGTAATTAAATAGTCAGACTAGTGTTACCTTTGACTGTGTTATTAAATTCGTGTCATGTCATATTAAATAACATTTGGCAGCTGCACTCGccaaaaatataacaaaatcaTATTAGAGTCACTAGAAACACTTTCATAATTGAAGCTCAGAATCGAAAACAGCCCTACTGTTTCACTTCTGTCaatactttttacatttatttatctacaAGTGAAGAAAAGTGTTTGAAGAGAAGTGTTTCTTAAGCGTTTATAATTctcacaggggaaaaaaaaggtacaGATATCAATAAATAAGATCAACAGATCAACAACTTATAAAACTGTGGTCAGAGTGATTTTCTACAAGTGGAAAAACcctctgctgcagttttttggtttgtttgtttgtttgtttgtttttacttttcatattttaatctAGCCAGCTGCTAGAATGAGAGTGGGAttaatcttttcatctaactctcagcaagaaagcaaataagtgtatttcccaaaatgccaaactaaTCCTTTAAGAAACCCTATAGTGGAAAATGTGTGGATCCACAGATGGATCCTGATCTGTAACAAAAACTAATCACTTGCTCCTAGGCACGTGTCCTAATACCACAGAAATGATCAGAAGTCTGTTGAAATATCCTAGgaacaagtttttaaaaaaaagaaaaagcgcAATCTGGACTGAAAAAATAGATTCCTTTGAGAAGGGAAGTACAGGACAGAGTATCAACCTGTGGTGATGATGAAGCTGAGAAACAGCCATCATCAACCAGCATTTTAGTCTCTCATTTTGTGCCAGAGTTACTCTGACAAATAgaaagtgttttcagtgtatgTTGTTAGAGGAGTTCTGTGACTCACAGGTGATAGTGAAGGTCACCGGAGAGGACACCAGCTCTGTGCCCACGGTGTGCTGAGTGCTGCAGGTGAACTGGGCGCCCGTGTCTTCCTTCTCGGCCGAGTACTCCAGCACGGAGGTGGTGGTCGAGAGGCCAGTATCGGGGTCTACCAGCACCGAGGCCTGGATGGAAATCCctagacagaaaacaaacaaccctGTCTGAAAACCCTAACAAGGAAACAGCGCTTTAATGACCAAAACACTGTGCTCACGCTGTCGACAAGTGCGGCGCGATTCAGCAGTGAGGAATAATTTACACTGACTCCTCCAGTCagaaagcataaaaaaaaaaacaacatttgtgtATGTGATATTTCTAAATGTCAAATTTGCCCAAACTGCTGCAGAGGGCTGTTTAGTTAGCAGCTAAGAGAAACGCAACAAGATGAGGAACACAAACCTTTCCCATCAGCTGCCAGAGGTTTATTGTTCCTCAACCACGTGATGTTTGCGGCTGGATTGGCATCTTGCGCAACACATGTTCCTAgctgtagggaaaaaaaacaaacacacacaacttgaGAACTTTGGCAAAAACCTGCACTCGAAGACAAAACTATtagaaataattttaaaaaatcaccatTTCATGAATCTTTATAAATGGTCAAACACCTGAGCAAATTAGCTTTTTTAGTGCCTGGCCGCCATTTAAGCACTAAGGGGTTTTCTGCGCAACCGGCCATGAAATGCCCAAAGCATTTCTAAAGCCCCTCAGATCCTTTGGGTATTTTAATTGCAGTAGGGGGAGATTGTGCTCTTTACTAATTCATGAGAATCACTTCAAAGAACTCATTACTGTACTGTCTCTCCAATGCCTCAAGATACCTTAGCTCAAGTGAGGGATTTCCCTTGATGATTTACTGCTTAAAATAATGTAGGTATAAGCAAtgtttatcattaaaaaaaaacctcaccTTAGTAAGTTTGCCAATCTCTAGTTCCTCCACTTTGTCAGAAATCTCCAGGTTCGTTGGCGTCTCTGAAAacacgtttaaaaaaaaacgtGTTAATGAGCAGGATGTTATTGCGAGTGATTGGCGTGTTGCGTGTTGTGCttgtcagtcacagcagcacTCTAGCTGAAGCAAACCAGATGGGACTCGTGCCAGCTCGTACTCACTGTAAATCACCACGTTAACCGGGTATTCCCGGATGTCCGCGCCAGCCACCACCATGCAGGTGAACGTCCGCTGGTCGGACAGCTTGGCCGCGGAGAGCAGCAGGCTGGCGTTGGCGGCCAGGCTCACCCGGCCCTTGTATTCATCGGTGGCGAGGATGGAGATGTTGTTGTCTCGCTGCCTGACCAGCAGGTCTCCTGAAAGTCCATCTCCTTTGTCCTGGAGAAGCAGAGCACAGTGCGCTTGTCACATATGGCATTGGCTTCCAGTTCAAATAAAAAAGCACACTGTTTTGtgccccccccaccaccaccacaccacacacacacacacacacacacacacacacacacacacacacacacacacacacacccctcagtTCTTGCGGTGTCATGTGGAGGGACAGATGCCTGGTGTAATGAACGGCATATGCACTCAGACTGGGTGTGGTTCAGACATGGTAATTGGGTGTCAGACAGACCTCACCATTTTGAATCCATTGACCTCTGCTGTGACTTACATATTTCCATTTAGTGAGCATCACATCTTCTGCTTTTATGGCTCCATTGTTGCACGGGATCTCGAGTGTTTCTCCATACAGGCCGATAACAGTCTCCAAACCGCtgactgagaaagagaaaggcaaAGCCATATTTTTCAATTACTTTTTCCAGAGGGGCTAATCTGGTCAGCTCCAACACAGCATGAAAGTTTTTGACTGAAAATTGAAATCCATTATTATTCTGAATGCTTCAAAAgtcgccccccccccctttctctgtACTTATTTGACTGACACTTATCAATACCACTTAGCGTTCGCCTAAACAGCAGTTTCTATAGAGTTCTGCTAATTTTACAGCTCCCTTGGTAAGGAAAACAACCTTTCCTGCCCTAAATTTCATTGAAAACATCGCCATGGAGACAAAGTGCTTGAGAGGGGGATGGGAGGAGGGTGCCAGCAGAAGTGTCTCAATGGGCTGCGATGAGGGGTTAGAGCCAGAGGGCTGCAAGGGAAGAAGAGCCTGCCATGGCCCGACTGAGAATGAGGTGCTGTgggtttattttgttttttttttcattcacatttcagACCTCTCAGAGTTCAGGCTAAGGTAAaatgtgtgagtgggtgtgtggaAA encodes:
- the LOC108899782 gene encoding LOW QUALITY PROTEIN: CD166 antigen homolog A-like (The sequence of the model RefSeq protein was modified relative to this genomic sequence to represent the inferred CDS: deleted 1 base in 1 codon), encoding MHLLSASCVCALLITALLHRVSGLETVIGLYGETLEIPCNNGAIKAEDVMLTKWKYDKGDGLSGDLLVRQRDNNISILATDEYKGRVSLAANASLLLSAAKLSDQRTFTCMVVAGADIREYPVNVVIYKTPTNLEISDKVEELEIGKLTKLGTCVAQDANPAANITWLRNNKPLAADGKGISIQASVLVDPDTGLSTTTSVLEYSAEKEDTGAQFTCSTQHTVGTELVSSPVTFTITYSTENIVLQVIAQEPLVEGDNVTLKCVADGNPAPTSFNFHLKGELVKVENTDTYTITNVSRDTSGEYKCSLIDDPSLEASEDITVNYLDINLNPSGNIVRSAGAALDPTLRIDASGESKVFWTKDNVKLDKQPKFTNLTYADSGLYESKVMMGLLSRKASFELLVEGAPVIRQLLKKRGEDGQHKVLICEAEGSPKPAVSWSINGTSSDESPFINGKITHKITVEPTANLTVSCTVSNEFGTDTKAINVSSLIVEVRMDKQDQSEDSDQTKLVVGVVVGLLIATMIIGLAYWVYMKKSKQGSWKTGEKENGSSEEEKKLEEKVEENSQKAEV